From a single Myxosarcina sp. GI1 genomic region:
- a CDS encoding glycosyltransferase has protein sequence MKQIGIYVRTFPLISEAFITEQAQNLQQYKPTFIASTLVKETPFNSVALSQHDFWKIKQLTHILTCLPNLFSKYFKIIGNLDLIHAHFGPNGVYAMNIADKLNIPFLVTFHGYDITISRKAIWKSGRFLYYQLIFNEAKLQRKAAGFIAVSKFIRQKLIERGYPEDKIIQHYIGVDTTKFTPATTKAGDRYILCVGRHTDKKGIDTLLRAFAKIAAKHPDVTLVQVGTGPLTKQLQTLTAKLGIEKQVNFLGSQPHERVLELMRTAEIFALSSQTAKDGDCEGLPIVILEASACSVPVVSTFHSGIPEAVLDGKTGYLVAEKDDIALAERLNKLLSDRALGEKMGRRGREFICESFDLRKQTLKLEAIYDSLIG, from the coding sequence ATGAAACAAATCGGTATCTACGTCAGAACTTTTCCTTTAATTTCAGAGGCTTTTATTACAGAGCAAGCGCAAAATCTCCAGCAATATAAACCAACTTTTATTGCCAGTACTTTAGTTAAAGAAACACCCTTTAATTCTGTAGCTTTAAGCCAACACGATTTTTGGAAAATCAAACAATTAACTCATATACTTACCTGCTTACCTAACTTATTTAGTAAATATTTTAAAATCATTGGCAATTTAGATTTAATTCACGCTCATTTTGGTCCTAATGGCGTTTACGCCATGAATATTGCCGATAAACTAAATATTCCTTTTTTGGTAACTTTTCACGGCTACGATATTACTATTTCTCGTAAGGCAATTTGGAAAAGTGGTAGATTCCTGTATTACCAACTAATTTTTAACGAAGCCAAACTTCAAAGAAAAGCTGCTGGTTTTATTGCAGTTTCTAAGTTTATTCGTCAAAAGCTAATCGAGCGTGGCTATCCCGAAGATAAAATCATCCAGCACTATATCGGAGTAGATACTACTAAATTTACTCCCGCAACTACTAAAGCTGGCGATCGCTATATTCTTTGTGTCGGCAGACATACAGACAAAAAAGGCATCGATACTTTATTGCGGGCTTTTGCCAAAATTGCTGCCAAGCATCCCGACGTTACGCTGGTTCAGGTGGGAACGGGACCTTTGACCAAACAGTTGCAGACTTTAACTGCCAAACTCGGTATTGAGAAGCAGGTAAATTTCCTCGGTTCTCAACCTCACGAACGAGTACTAGAACTGATGCGTACCGCAGAAATTTTTGCTCTTTCCAGTCAAACAGCTAAAGATGGCGATTGCGAAGGTCTACCTATTGTAATCTTGGAAGCTTCTGCCTGCTCTGTACCAGTAGTTTCTACTTTTCATAGCGGTATTCCCGAAGCGGTTTTAGATGGAAAAACAGGCTATTTGGTAGCAGAAAAAGATGATATTGCTCTGGCGGAACGGCTGAATAAGTTGTTGAGCGATCGCGCTTTGGGAGAAAAAATGGGACGGCGAGGAAGAGAGTTTATCTGTGAGTCATTCGATTTACGCAAACAAACTCTCAAACTAGAAGCTATTTACGATTCACTCATTGGCTAA
- a CDS encoding MBOAT family protein has product MLFNSWEFIFLFLPLTLTIFFQINRRGHYQVAIGWLVLASLFFYGWWNPAYIKLIIFSILFNYLIGIFLNLEGKKSYRRLGLIFGLTVNLALIGYFKYANFFVSSVNDLAGTTFTLNKIILPLAISFFTFQQITYLVDSYKGETKDYGFLNYCLFVTFFPQLIAGPIVHHKEVMPQFADKSTYRFDWENLAVGLTVFCLGLFKKVVFADTIATFATPVFNEAAAGEAVTFFTAWGGALAYTLQLYFDFSGYSDMAIGAARMFGIKLPLNFNSPYKATSVIDFWRRWHITLSHFLRDYLYIPLGGSRQGKLRRNVNLMITMLLGGLWHGAGWTFIFWGGLHGMYLVINHQWHSFQKFLGHDPNKNNWWRHILGVAITFIAIVIGWVFFRAANMNAAFVMLRGMIGINGVALPIELAEYLRAIEGLGVTLNFERGSDLLLTYTLSLALLAVAWFTPNTQQWLEKYHPALGIEKINSWQHSFWQKLYWQPNGAFGFVLGGLIFVIAKIALEAPQSEFLYFDF; this is encoded by the coding sequence ATGCTATTTAATTCTTGGGAATTTATTTTTCTTTTTTTACCCCTGACTCTGACAATCTTTTTTCAGATTAACCGACGGGGTCATTATCAAGTTGCTATCGGTTGGCTAGTACTTGCCTCTTTGTTTTTCTATGGCTGGTGGAATCCAGCCTACATAAAATTAATTATTTTTTCTATTTTATTTAACTACCTTATTGGTATTTTTCTCAACCTAGAAGGGAAGAAGTCATATCGTCGATTGGGATTAATTTTTGGTCTTACGGTAAATTTGGCTTTAATTGGCTATTTTAAATATGCTAACTTCTTTGTTTCCAGCGTCAACGATTTAGCAGGTACTACTTTTACTCTCAATAAAATAATTTTGCCTCTGGCAATTTCCTTTTTTACCTTTCAGCAAATTACCTATTTGGTAGATTCTTACAAAGGAGAAACTAAAGACTATGGTTTTTTAAACTACTGTCTGTTTGTAACTTTCTTTCCCCAGCTTATTGCAGGACCAATCGTCCATCACAAAGAGGTAATGCCTCAGTTTGCCGATAAATCTACCTATCGCTTTGATTGGGAAAATTTGGCAGTCGGGCTAACTGTTTTCTGTTTGGGACTATTTAAAAAGGTTGTTTTTGCCGACACCATCGCTACTTTTGCCACGCCAGTTTTTAACGAGGCGGCAGCAGGGGAAGCGGTTACTTTCTTTACTGCCTGGGGAGGAGCTTTAGCCTACACGTTACAGCTTTACTTTGACTTTTCTGGCTATTCGGATATGGCCATCGGTGCCGCTCGTATGTTTGGGATTAAGTTGCCCCTCAACTTTAACTCTCCCTATAAAGCCACTAGCGTCATTGATTTTTGGCGGAGATGGCACATCACCCTCTCTCACTTTCTGCGGGACTATCTCTATATTCCTTTGGGTGGTAGTCGCCAAGGAAAACTGCGACGCAACGTCAATCTAATGATTACGATGCTGCTAGGGGGTCTATGGCATGGTGCTGGCTGGACTTTTATCTTCTGGGGCGGACTACACGGAATGTATTTAGTTATCAACCATCAATGGCATTCTTTTCAAAAGTTTTTAGGACACGATCCTAATAAAAACAACTGGTGGAGGCATATTTTGGGTGTGGCGATTACCTTTATCGCTATCGTTATTGGTTGGGTCTTCTTTAGAGCGGCAAACATGAATGCAGCGTTCGTTATGTTACGAGGAATGATCGGAATTAATGGTGTTGCTCTACCCATAGAGTTAGCGGAATATTTAAGAGCAATAGAGGGACTTGGCGTAACTTTAAACTTCGAGCGAGGTTCTGATTTGCTGCTTACCTATACTCTATCGCTGGCTTTATTAGCCGTTGCCTGGTTTACCCCCAATACCCAACAGTGGCTGGAAAAATACCATCCCGCCTTGGGAATAGAGAAAATTAATTCTTGGCAGCATAGTTTTTGGCAAAAGCTTTATTGGCAACCTAATGGAGCCTTCGGTTTTGTACTTGGGGGATTGATTTTTGTCATTGCCAAAATTGCTCTAGAAGCTCCTCAGAGCGAGTTTTTGTATTTTGACTTTTAA
- a CDS encoding sulfotransferase family 2 domain-containing protein codes for MNGNTFSNTSDNEVIIFQHIPKTAGTTLRYIIQYQYSPGAICELYGDAGSHAERIDKLKNLSKSEREKIKIINTHLGFGLHEFLSQPYTYITFLRDPVDRVISMYYYYQKTNNPLFQNLSLQEFVESYPAVQNGMTKNFSGVTLKRQLLPPEKKDTVPFSEENLAIAKQNLQNQFKFIGILERFDESAILLKRILGWKIPLHDRSNVSQRANNIPQETMATIERLNKLDIELYEYAKLVFEETIARQDSSFQQEVTQFKTANNSAFDKLYFKLKTSYNRGVHRIYKELVRS; via the coding sequence ATGAACGGCAATACATTTTCTAATACTTCAGATAATGAAGTAATTATTTTTCAACATATACCTAAAACCGCAGGGACTACCCTGAGATACATCATTCAATATCAGTATTCACCAGGTGCCATTTGCGAACTTTACGGTGATGCTGGCTCTCATGCAGAAAGAATAGACAAACTCAAAAATTTATCAAAGTCCGAACGAGAAAAAATTAAAATTATTAACACTCATTTAGGCTTTGGCTTACACGAATTTTTGTCTCAGCCCTATACGTACATTACGTTTTTACGCGATCCAGTCGATCGCGTAATTTCAATGTATTATTACTATCAAAAAACTAATAATCCCCTATTTCAAAATCTATCGCTCCAAGAATTTGTCGAGTCTTATCCTGCCGTACAAAATGGCATGACCAAAAACTTTTCTGGAGTTACTTTAAAACGTCAGTTACTGCCACCAGAGAAGAAAGATACAGTTCCTTTTTCAGAAGAAAATTTAGCAATTGCCAAACAGAATTTGCAAAACCAGTTTAAATTTATTGGTATTTTGGAAAGATTTGACGAATCGGCAATTCTGTTAAAAAGAATACTAGGTTGGAAAATTCCTCTCCACGATCGCAGTAATGTTTCTCAACGGGCGAATAATATTCCCCAAGAAACTATGGCTACTATCGAGAGGCTAAATAAATTAGATATCGAGCTTTACGAATATGCCAAATTAGTTTTTGAAGAGACGATCGCCCGTCAAGATAGCTCTTTCCAGCAAGAGGTAACGCAATTTAAAACCGCCAACAATTCGGCGTTTGATAAACTCTACTTCAAACTAAAGACTAGCTACAATCGCGGCGTACACAGAATTTATAAAGAGTTAGTCAGATCGTAA
- a CDS encoding sulfotransferase domain-containing protein produces the protein MPFPPEVYLIGAQKAGTTTLAHLLSQHPNICVAKTKEPHFFSTYWHKGLAWYETQFSNPENAICLDASTTYSMAPLSDNNSRHKSSNLKDVPQRIYSVNPDAKFIYLLREPVARIYSAYCYYIMNGREYKDFDDAIDSEDFYFDVSNYYQQLALWLEYFPLDSFLFVLFEDMKQNPLETVKKCCRFIGVDTEVPIDIGEPKNKSKHVNAVGRRANRVFRELDYSGFGYLAPSFLRKSVGKLTTDDSKSFPKLSAAKQALLREHFLESNRKLELLTGLNLDRWRTS, from the coding sequence ATGCCATTTCCTCCAGAAGTATATCTGATTGGCGCACAAAAAGCGGGAACGACAACTCTAGCACATTTACTTTCCCAACATCCCAATATTTGTGTCGCTAAAACCAAAGAACCTCACTTTTTTTCCACATATTGGCATAAAGGTTTGGCTTGGTACGAAACTCAATTTTCCAACCCTGAAAACGCCATTTGTCTTGATGCTTCAACGACTTATTCTATGGCTCCCCTGAGCGATAATAATTCGCGGCATAAATCTAGTAACTTAAAAGATGTTCCTCAGAGAATTTACTCGGTAAACCCTGACGCTAAGTTTATTTATCTCTTGAGAGAACCAGTAGCGAGAATTTATTCTGCCTATTGTTACTACATCATGAATGGTCGGGAGTATAAAGATTTTGATGATGCGATCGATAGTGAAGATTTTTATTTTGATGTTAGTAATTATTACCAACAGCTAGCACTTTGGTTGGAGTACTTTCCGCTAGATTCCTTTTTGTTTGTTTTGTTTGAGGACATGAAGCAAAATCCTCTAGAAACGGTCAAAAAATGTTGCAGATTTATCGGCGTAGATACCGAAGTACCAATAGATATTGGCGAACCCAAAAATAAGTCTAAACACGTTAATGCAGTCGGACGGAGAGCTAATAGAGTTTTTCGGGAATTAGATTATTCTGGTTTTGGCTATCTGGCTCCCTCTTTTCTTAGAAAATCGGTCGGTAAGCTGACAACCGATGACAGTAAAAGTTTTCCCAAACTCTCAGCAGCAAAACAAGCCCTCCTAAGAGAGCATTTCTTAGAAAGCAATCGTAAGTTAGAACTTCTAACTGGGTTGAATTTAGACCGATGGCGAACGAGTTAA
- a CDS encoding glycosyltransferase: MQTNPQKIKVLLYGNIYRDYRSQILTKFLFDSGQHISIVCPDYYQNSRLAKIPAIDKLLAIFSLAELWLKAPFTDVIYLPPMNSRFIKSALLAAKLWQKQLIVEMYISIYDTFVGDRKLLKGKQIEPDSRQAKRMLEKDRLALTKADYIVHTSSHELTYWEKIFDINIDRAKVFIAPNCNVSNLVRHQKLERGVFEICWWGTFIPLHGLDNILQALKILAANNTEFVCNLFGVDNALFAKYTAKIRQYGLEERVRLRKDLSFADGSLPNYLVANCDLALGIFGNTDKAYNAVPNKLIEALSMGIPTLTMSAPALQEFFDPQSDLWTCEATPQAIAESINNIINGDAVAVDWEQTRQKVLNTFSVKRYREIVERVLATTANSETSKVEQQALASY, from the coding sequence ATGCAAACTAATCCCCAAAAAATTAAAGTCTTACTCTACGGGAATATTTATCGAGACTATCGCTCTCAAATTTTAACTAAGTTTTTGTTTGATTCTGGGCAGCATATCTCGATAGTTTGTCCCGATTATTATCAAAATTCGAGACTGGCAAAAATTCCTGCAATCGATAAATTACTGGCGATTTTTTCGTTAGCAGAGCTTTGGTTAAAAGCACCTTTTACTGATGTAATTTACCTGCCGCCAATGAATAGTAGATTTATCAAAAGTGCGTTACTAGCGGCAAAGCTCTGGCAAAAACAGCTAATCGTAGAAATGTATATTTCGATTTACGATACTTTTGTTGGCGATCGCAAACTTTTAAAAGGCAAACAAATCGAACCCGATAGCAGACAAGCTAAGAGAATGCTGGAAAAAGACAGGCTTGCTCTAACTAAAGCTGACTACATCGTTCACACCTCTAGCCACGAACTTACTTACTGGGAAAAAATCTTCGATATTAATATCGATCGCGCTAAGGTTTTTATCGCACCCAACTGTAATGTTTCTAATTTAGTTCGCCATCAAAAGTTAGAGCGAGGAGTGTTTGAAATTTGCTGGTGGGGAACCTTTATTCCCCTACACGGATTGGACAATATCTTACAGGCACTAAAAATTTTAGCGGCGAACAATACCGAGTTTGTCTGCAATCTATTTGGTGTAGATAATGCTTTGTTTGCCAAATATACGGCAAAAATTCGCCAGTATGGATTAGAAGAGCGGGTTCGGTTACGAAAAGATTTGTCTTTTGCCGATGGTTCTTTGCCCAACTATTTAGTTGCTAATTGCGATTTGGCATTGGGCATTTTTGGCAATACCGATAAAGCATACAACGCCGTTCCCAACAAATTAATCGAAGCACTGTCGATGGGGATACCGACTCTAACCATGTCTGCTCCTGCTTTGCAAGAATTTTTCGATCCCCAAAGCGATCTCTGGACTTGCGAAGCTACCCCACAAGCGATCGCCGAGTCTATTAACAATATTATTAATGGTGATGCTGTAGCTGTGGACTGGGAACAAACTCGCCAAAAAGTGCTAAACACATTTAGCGTCAAGCGATATCGCGAGATTGTCGAGCGTGTTTTGGCAACTACAGCTAATAGTGAAACTTCAAAAGTCGAACAACAAGCCTTAGCAAGTTATTAA
- a CDS encoding glycosyltransferase family 2 protein — translation MNNSRIELSVIIPCFNAADTIAYQLEALARQQWDRPWEVIVSDNGSTDGSQAVVEQYRDKLPNLKLVDSSDKRGAAHARNVGVLATSADALAFCDADDEVAPGWVLAMGEGLAMYDFIACRREYRKLNESWTLKYRVQTQLTQLNGLQEFKPPYLPHASGSTLGVKRSVHEAVGGFDKTMLFLEDTDYCWKIQLAGTKLHFVPEAVVHYRFRHTLAGLYHQARLWGEYRVLLYTKYRSLGMPKVSWKTGVKGWLVLLRNLPQIFSRSDRVSWIRLLANRIGRLYGSLKYRVLAL, via the coding sequence ATGAATAATTCTAGGATAGAACTGAGCGTAATTATTCCCTGCTTTAACGCTGCCGATACCATTGCCTATCAGCTTGAGGCTCTTGCCAGACAGCAATGGGATCGACCTTGGGAAGTAATTGTTTCTGATAACGGCTCGACCGATGGTTCGCAAGCGGTTGTCGAACAGTATCGAGATAAGCTACCCAATCTCAAGCTTGTCGATTCGTCCGATAAACGTGGGGCGGCACACGCTAGAAACGTAGGTGTTTTAGCTACTAGTGCCGATGCTCTGGCATTTTGTGATGCTGACGATGAAGTAGCTCCTGGCTGGGTATTAGCTATGGGTGAGGGACTGGCAATGTATGACTTTATTGCTTGCCGACGAGAATACCGAAAACTCAATGAATCCTGGACGCTCAAGTATCGAGTGCAAACTCAGCTAACTCAGCTTAACGGACTTCAAGAATTCAAACCTCCCTATTTGCCCCACGCATCGGGCAGCACCCTGGGAGTCAAACGCTCGGTTCATGAAGCTGTTGGGGGATTTGACAAAACCATGCTCTTTCTTGAAGATACCGACTATTGCTGGAAAATTCAACTAGCAGGCACCAAACTGCATTTCGTACCAGAGGCGGTAGTTCACTACCGCTTTCGTCATACATTGGCTGGTTTATACCACCAAGCTCGGCTTTGGGGAGAATACAGGGTGTTGCTATACACCAAATATCGCTCTCTGGGTATGCCTAAAGTTTCCTGGAAAACAGGAGTCAAAGGTTGGCTGGTCTTGTTGCGTAACTTGCCCCAAATTTTTTCTCGGAGCGATCGCGTTTCCTGGATACGTCTGTTAGCCAATCGCATAGGAAGATTATACGGTTCTTTGAAGTACCGAGTATTAGCACTATAA
- a CDS encoding GMC oxidoreductase → MLIDARTLPEDTVIEQDICIIGAGAAGITLAREFIDRSEQVCLLESGGMDFDEATQSLYGDKNIGNSYYPLKETRARYLGGSTNLWGGWSRPLDEIDFEDRPWMPNSGWSIARDELVPYYQRAQQVCNLGPFEYELDYWQDRFKQRQYQPLPTTAKDITTCLWQIIPPTHLRFGQVFKTELERAKNIDTYLYANVVDIETNDTAQSVTRLRVATLEGKKFWIAAKAFVLATGGIENPRLLLAANKVQNTGLGNQYDRVGRYFMEHPYIISGRVRLFEPLPLYTQKNFQLGEMFMGVGLGLTKEVQKREQLLNFGARLLPLQEEWVESFNRLRGRQKKGHKAFPTIHEGRKYGREEVSVLEDALKVMTNLDRIALKAYEKLSKSKITALTYDTHLIAEQAPNPDSRVTLSSERDRLGLNRAKLDWRLTPLDKHTIKRSQEIITGEIERLGLGKATLELTDESSWQHLTGSYHHMGTTRMDNNPRHGVVNENCRVHGVSNLYVAGSSVFPTSGLSNPTLTIIALSIRLADYLKTSGIEDRRGYVESTISA, encoded by the coding sequence ATGTTAATTGATGCCCGAACTTTACCAGAGGATACGGTTATCGAACAAGATATCTGTATTATTGGTGCTGGAGCAGCAGGAATCACCTTAGCGAGGGAATTTATCGATCGCTCGGAACAAGTCTGCCTCTTAGAAAGTGGAGGAATGGACTTTGACGAAGCTACCCAGTCTCTCTACGGCGATAAAAATATTGGTAACTCCTACTATCCCTTAAAAGAGACGCGAGCGCGTTACTTGGGAGGTTCGACCAATCTCTGGGGAGGCTGGAGCCGTCCTTTAGACGAAATTGATTTTGAAGACCGTCCCTGGATGCCTAATAGTGGTTGGTCTATTGCCAGAGACGAATTGGTGCCTTATTACCAACGCGCCCAACAAGTTTGTAACCTCGGTCCTTTCGAGTACGAACTCGATTATTGGCAAGATCGCTTCAAACAACGTCAATATCAGCCGTTGCCAACAACAGCAAAGGATATTACTACCTGTCTGTGGCAGATTATTCCACCTACTCACTTACGTTTCGGACAGGTTTTTAAAACCGAACTAGAACGGGCAAAAAACATCGATACCTATCTTTATGCTAATGTCGTTGACATCGAAACCAACGATACGGCTCAGTCGGTTACTAGATTGCGCGTTGCCACTCTAGAAGGTAAAAAATTCTGGATTGCGGCAAAAGCTTTTGTTCTAGCCACTGGCGGTATCGAAAATCCTCGCTTGCTTTTAGCAGCCAATAAAGTTCAAAACACGGGATTGGGCAATCAATACGATCGGGTGGGAAGATATTTTATGGAGCATCCCTATATAATATCTGGTCGGGTGCGGCTGTTCGAGCCACTGCCTTTATACACTCAGAAAAACTTCCAGCTTGGCGAGATGTTTATGGGTGTTGGCTTGGGACTTACCAAAGAAGTTCAAAAACGCGAGCAACTGCTTAACTTTGGTGCCAGACTGCTGCCCCTGCAAGAAGAATGGGTAGAATCATTTAACCGCTTGCGGGGTCGCCAGAAAAAAGGACATAAAGCCTTCCCTACCATTCACGAAGGTCGTAAGTACGGCAGAGAAGAAGTATCCGTGTTAGAAGATGCGCTCAAAGTGATGACCAATCTCGATCGCATTGCCCTTAAAGCTTATGAAAAACTATCTAAAAGTAAAATTACTGCCCTGACTTACGATACGCATCTCATCGCCGAACAAGCTCCCAATCCCGATAGCCGCGTTACTCTCAGTTCCGAACGCGATCGCCTGGGTCTGAATCGCGCTAAGCTCGATTGGCGTTTGACTCCTTTAGATAAGCATACCATCAAGCGATCGCAGGAAATAATTACTGGGGAAATAGAGCGTCTGGGACTGGGTAAAGCCACCCTCGAACTCACCGATGAGTCTTCCTGGCAACACTTAACGGGTTCCTACCATCACATGGGTACTACCCGCATGGATAACAATCCCAGACATGGTGTGGTAAACGAAAACTGTCGAGTTCACGGCGTTAGCAATCTTTATGTAGCTGGAAGTTCAGTTTTTCCCACTAGCGGTCTTTCTAACCCGACACTGACTATTATTGCTCTATCTATTCGCCTTGCCGACTATCTTAAAACCAGCGGCATCGAAGATCGAAGGGGTTATGTCGAATCGACAATATCTGCTTAG
- a CDS encoding DapH/DapD/GlmU-related protein, with the protein MSNRQYLLSRDENIFSTAIFTMIKSLAWQRLWNRFWQTKQSVGIKGICSTAWAFFWMRCARWGYSERFATWIATWFAPPYKKRRPLAKYNARGYIAPSANLDRSSLQRGANVFLGERVSISQEPTGGSIKLGDRVHLHNDTVLHTKDGGKLVIGKDTHIQPGCQLVASQGTINIGSRVQIAPNCSLNSHPDHQQSYQLKSLAISDINIKDDVWIGHGVTVLAGVTIGAGAVIGSGSVVTQDIPAGAIAIGMPARSVKMRTSSHI; encoded by the coding sequence ATGTCGAATCGACAATATCTGCTTAGTCGAGATGAGAATATTTTTAGTACTGCTATATTTACAATGATTAAATCTCTGGCGTGGCAACGTCTCTGGAATCGTTTCTGGCAAACTAAGCAGTCGGTAGGCATCAAGGGTATCTGTTCGACTGCCTGGGCTTTTTTTTGGATGCGTTGTGCGAGATGGGGTTATAGCGAACGTTTTGCTACTTGGATTGCCACGTGGTTTGCTCCACCCTATAAGAAACGCCGTCCTTTAGCAAAGTACAATGCTAGAGGCTACATCGCACCGAGCGCGAATCTCGATCGCTCTAGTTTGCAGCGTGGAGCCAACGTTTTCTTAGGTGAGCGCGTCAGTATCTCCCAAGAGCCTACTGGCGGCTCTATCAAGTTAGGAGATCGGGTTCACCTCCATAACGATACTGTTTTACATACTAAAGATGGCGGAAAACTTGTTATTGGTAAAGATACTCACATTCAACCAGGATGCCAGCTTGTGGCATCCCAAGGTACGATTAACATTGGTTCTAGAGTCCAAATTGCCCCAAATTGCAGTTTGAATTCTCATCCCGACCATCAACAGAGTTATCAACTAAAATCTTTAGCTATATCCGATATTAATATTAAAGACGACGTTTGGATCGGTCATGGGGTCACAGTTTTGGCTGGAGTAACCATCGGCGCGGGTGCTGTTATTGGCTCTGGGTCGGTGGTTACTCAAGATATTCCTGCTGGCGCGATCGCTATCGGAATGCCAGCCCGCTCGGTCAAAATGCGTACTTCCTCCCATATTTAA
- the hepA gene encoding heterocyst formation ABC transporter subunit HepA, whose translation MRNYKSWLRRLLKATNFWHENYFLLREFKHFRHIIVLAVVFSLLAAAFEGFGIGFILSFLKSFTEPNAEPIQTGIQWIDTTILGVDLPPIERLYRTSGLILLVTLCRVAFSYFGQLYSYIAQVELAYRIRLRVFEQLQSLSLAYFNSVRSGNLINSLTTEIASLMQALNIVSVFLIRGCTLLVLMGSLFMLSWQLTIISGLLFVLLAVGLSTLLRRVREASFAITRANNRFASVSLEFINGIRTVNIFAAKDYERQRFYRASKGVLAASNQTRAIQALIEPVSEGGGTIMLLCILIVGFAYLIPQGLLESASFFTFLFVLLRVIPIVRTLNGVRANLSKCSGPIDNIRELLSKKDKPYLTNGQIQFSKLRQGIELVNLDFGYEPDKPVLHDLSLNITRGKTVALVGSSGAGKSTIADLITRFYDPTRGKITIDGIELSKFDIDSLRRKIAVVSQDTFIFNTSVRDNIAYGLTDVSEARIIEAARRANAWKFIQKLPQGLDTQLGDRGVLLSGGQRQRLAIARALLRNPEILILDEATSALDSISERLIQQSLEQLAAGRTVIAIAHRLSTIMRADKVVVLEQGRIVEQGTYQELLQQRGQLWQYHRMQHDAELAG comes from the coding sequence ATGCGTAATTATAAATCTTGGTTGCGTCGCTTGCTAAAGGCGACCAACTTTTGGCATGAAAATTATTTTTTGCTGCGAGAGTTCAAACATTTTCGGCACATTATAGTGCTGGCAGTTGTATTTTCCCTCTTAGCAGCTGCTTTTGAAGGATTTGGTATCGGTTTTATCCTTTCCTTTCTCAAAAGCTTTACCGAACCAAATGCCGAACCGATTCAGACGGGCATACAGTGGATCGATACCACAATTTTGGGAGTCGATCTACCGCCTATAGAACGACTCTATCGCACGTCGGGCTTAATTTTACTCGTTACTTTGTGTCGCGTGGCTTTTTCTTATTTTGGGCAGCTTTATAGCTATATCGCTCAAGTTGAGTTGGCATATCGAATTCGGTTACGAGTCTTCGAGCAGTTACAGTCTCTATCCCTGGCATACTTTAATAGTGTTCGTTCGGGTAATTTAATTAATAGCCTAACTACAGAAATTGCCAGTCTGATGCAGGCTTTGAATATTGTCTCGGTATTTTTGATTCGCGGTTGTACCTTACTGGTATTGATGGGTTCGCTGTTTATGCTCTCTTGGCAATTGACGATTATTTCGGGGCTGCTGTTTGTCTTACTGGCAGTAGGACTATCGACTCTGCTGCGACGAGTAAGAGAAGCTAGTTTTGCAATTACCAGAGCCAATAATCGATTTGCTTCGGTGTCTTTAGAATTTATTAATGGTATTCGTACCGTTAATATTTTTGCCGCTAAAGATTACGAACGCCAGCGATTTTACCGCGCTAGCAAAGGAGTCTTAGCAGCATCCAATCAAACCAGAGCCATTCAAGCACTAATCGAACCTGTCTCAGAGGGAGGAGGAACGATTATGCTCCTATGTATTTTGATAGTAGGCTTTGCTTATCTCATACCTCAAGGACTTCTAGAATCTGCTTCATTTTTTACTTTCCTCTTTGTTTTACTGAGGGTTATTCCCATCGTCCGTACTCTCAATGGCGTTCGCGCTAACTTGAGTAAGTGTTCGGGACCGATCGATAATATTCGCGAGTTACTGAGCAAAAAAGATAAACCTTACTTAACCAATGGACAGATTCAATTTAGCAAACTGCGCCAGGGAATCGAACTTGTCAATCTTGATTTTGGCTACGAACCAGACAAACCAGTCTTACACGATTTGTCACTAAATATTACTAGAGGTAAAACCGTAGCTTTGGTAGGTTCTTCTGGTGCTGGTAAGTCTACTATTGCCGATTTAATTACCAGATTTTACGACCCTACTAGAGGAAAAATTACTATTGATGGCATCGAACTTTCTAAATTTGACATTGATTCTCTGCGCCGCAAAATAGCAGTAGTCAGCCAGGATACATTTATCTTTAATACTTCAGTTCGGGACAATATTGCTTACGGTCTAACGGATGTCTCGGAAGCCAGAATCATAGAAGCAGCCCGACGCGCTAACGCCTGGAAGTTTATTCAAAAGTTACCCCAAGGTTTGGATACTCAACTAGGCGATCGTGGCGTTCTGCTTTCAGGCGGTCAACGTCAACGGCTGGCGATCGCCAGAGCTTTACTGAGAAATCCTGAAATTTTAATTCTCGACGAAGCCACCAGTGCCTTAGATTCAATATCCGAACGTTTAATTCAACAGTCTTTAGAACAACTTGCTGCTGGTAGAACGGTAATTGCTATTGCCCATCGGCTTTCGACAATTATGAGAGCCGACAAAGTGGTGGTATTAGAACAGGGACGCATCGTCGAACAGGGAACTTATCAGGAATTACTACAGCAGCGCGGTCAACTATGGCAATACCATCGCATGCAGCATGATGCCGAGTTGGCTGGCTAA